The genome window CAGACAACTTTCACCCAGTTCTTCGGTCTCCCATTACACACTCGTACGTTCCTCTCCCGAAGGTCCTTGGAGATTTTGGGTAAAGGCAAATGTTCTCCttttatgtattaaagaagtgctTTGGGTGGATTAGAGTGCATCCTCTTCGATGTGCAATTTTCATCGAGAAATGCTTGCTATCTGCGAATCAATAGATATGAATTTACATCAATTATTTATTCAACTCAAGTAAAATTGTTCGGATAAAAGGATAACTtgtttattgtaaaaaaaacgcTGCTTGCTTTGCTTTAAGAACTGTCATGGCTAAATTCTTGATGCTTGCCTTCACTGATTGTTGACTGCGTCCTGAACATGAATGCCAAGAACGAATTAATCGGGGGCTCCATCGGCGGCCTCCTCGTCTACCCCAACGACAACCTGTTCGTCTGCCCCAACGACGTCCTCCACGGCGGGATCCACGATGATGTTTATGAACTCGTTTGTCGGGTTGATTTCCAGTTTCCTCAGATGGATCAGCTTCCTCTGCTAGGGATTCAGGTTCGGATTCGCCTGGTGCTGGCGATGTTTCTTCAGCGCAATCAGCAATCAGCAGATGTGTCAGGAACTTTATCTGTTTCATCGGCTGTGCCATCAGACTCCGGTTGTCCATCGTCAGTAGATACATCAGAGTCTTATTGTGCATCGTCGGGGTCAGATTCGCTTGGCACTAGTGATTTTttgttaacacattcaatttattgatCATATTTGGTTTGTACATAGCTTATGGCTAAACTTAATACTAAACTTATCTCTAACAGTATAAAACTTTTCCTAGAGACTAACATTGCGTATATTACTGGACTTAAATTAAGGTAATACTAAGTTATCCTAAGACttatgctatagaggggaaagtcaggaaaaacccctcttatttTGTAGTTTATGCGGCGAGATTATTGTTTTGCGTGAATGggtggaggaaggatacatataggggatGGTGTTcttattgggcggtggagtagacgaggccaggcCGATGTCAATCGTATGGGCGGTTAAATAATATCAGTTTGCCGTTGTGATAGCTGCTGTTCTGAGAGGacagggttaggaggtctgcaGGGAGGGAATGGTGACGGTATGGGGGGTTCGTGTTATGGTTGCGGATGTGGGAGTAGAACTGGATAAGGTTATTTTCGTGGGTTTGGCATTTGGTGAGGAATTTGGTCAGTGAGATGAGGAGaatctggtctatgcgggagcatTTTATCTCGTCATAGACGGCTTGGTTGGGGTGGAGATATTATTGGGAGAGGGAtaggcggaagaacctcctttcgcgCACTCGTAGACGTTCCATTTGGGATGAAGAGACGtcgcaccatgcgacgaatccgtATGTGATTAGGGGACGGATCAGCTGCTTGTAACAGTAGAGTTTGACTTTGGGGGAGAtagcggagtctttcttaaggatgggccataaggattttagtcctgttagggtttttgcgatgatggaatttacctggggcacgggtgataggcgggtattgagcgttattcccaggtatttagtggattggacggagggaatggtggatgttccgattttgatcttgaggttgcgggtgtcggctcgcatcttgcgggtaaaggtggctctatcgcggaagacgatggcttcacatttgctggggctgaggaggagtttccaggattggaggaatttgttgagcgtTAGGATTGTGGTACTGATGCagttttgggcggattgtatgTTTCAGGACGAGGTGTTAAGAATCAAGTCATCAGCGTGTTGGACGGTTTTGACCGTTAGGGGAGAGTTGGTGGGGTGTTGGAGTGGTATATCGGCGGTATAAAGGgaaaatagagttgctgacagtactgagccttgggggatgcctgctgGTGAATTGTATGGGTCGGatagggtatcgtggatacgtACTCGGGCTTGACGGTCGGACAGGTAGTTGAtgatgagtttgcataattgcggatggaatttgaaagtgtgggagagtttgtaggtgaggccttcgtgccagactgtgtcgaaggctttttggatatcaaggaggcaagcggtggtggggatgttgttgtttatctgggttaggatgtcggttttgagaactaggagggcgtgtgaggtgccgtggccacgcctgttggcaaactggaagggtGGATAATGtcgtggtcggtgatgtgttggagcatgatgtcgtggatgacgtgctcgaaaattttcgatgtcacgttgaggagggagatggggcggtagctgctTGGGGAGGCTGAGGGCTgatccttttttaggattggaaCGATATGGGATTCTTTCCATGGAGAGGGAAAGTAGGCAGATAGCAAGCATTGGTTGAAGAGTTGGGCGAGGAATGGGCATAGCgattttgtacatttttttaggatGATGATAGGGATATGGTCAGGGCCAGATGACTTTTTGTTGTTTCGGGAAAGGATGATGGATTCTACTGTCTGGGGTGTGACGGCATGTATTGGTAGGCAGTTGGGTGCTGTCTGTTGGGGTCGGGGGATTGGGAAATGGTTGTATATGCATGGTGTGGTAGTTAGGTGTTGGATGTATTGGCGCACCGCCAtttctgtgggtgggtcggACAGATGTAGAGTGGTGTTATGGGCTGCCAGGAAGCTGTTggcaatcaggtcggcgtgggtTTTGGGGGAGGTGTTATGGGAGAGGACGCTGGCTGCGCGCGGTTTCGCGAGGCGAGGGCAAGTACCACGTAGTTTGCTGCACGTTTGCCTATTGAGCGATGTATTCGCGTGCTTCACAGCCTAGTGGTCAGTGTATAACGTCTGAATGTGGGATTGGATGAGGTATGACAGGGAGTAGATACGTGATTTAAGGAAGTTAAACTAGGGAGCGTATCTTTGGCGGTGGAGTTGGCGTCTTAGGGTGGCTTTCTGCTTGATGAGGTCGAGGACATGGGGTGGGAGGGTGATTAGGCACTGGTAGTTTAGGGGTCTGAGGGGAATGGTTTCATTGCAGGCTTGTTGAGTTAACTCCGTGAACTTTTCCACGGCGGAGTCGATTTCGGAAGGAGACGGATTGGGCGGGAGGCAGATAGTCGAgagtttgtcggctaggttgTGGTTGAGTCGTTACCAGTTGgtggcagcgtagttgggaaggaatttaggctgggatttgggTAGGCGATCCGTGGTGTTGAAGTGGAAAATCACTCCGTCATGGTCACTCATGCCTGGAATGGTGGGAAGGTCTTGGGGGGAGGTGGGGTGGCTAGGGTGGATGAGGAGGTGGTTacttaccaggaagaggtcgatgaaggagtgggtatTTCGCCGGTGGTAGGTGGGGAGGAGGGTAAGCTGTAGAGGTTGGGAGTGCCGCGTGTACCAAttggctaacctattgccattggcgTTTATGGTGGTGTTATACCATGTATTATGTTTGGCGCTAGGTCGCCCCCTAGTACGACGGAGAAACCTTTGTGTTGACTGACTGGTAGGGTTTTGAGGTGCTGTGCTAGGTTGGAGATGTCGGCGGGATTAAGGGTTTGGTCGGGGCAGTAGAGGCTGCCTATTAATATTATGGAGGACGGTGTAAACCCGTTGGGAGTCTATGGGATTTGCTACTAATATGGCTGTGCCCCCGTCTTGGCGGTCAATGCGATCGGAGCGGAAGGTGGTATAGTTGGGGATATGCAGCTTATGCCTAGGGTTGAGTTTGGATTCGAAGGAGTAGGTTGGGTTTGTGGGCGGAAAGAAAATTGGTCAATTCGTGGCGTTTTTGTCGGCTGACGACGGAATTGACGTTaagtaataccactttagtggacattactgggggacacttggcagaggaaggagaAGAGCGCGAGTCTCTTCTCCATTGGTGAGGACAgggagttgtatgtggggaggaatgTGGTGAGTTGGAAGGCTAGTTGGGCTGTGGAGGTGTTGAATAGTGAGAGGATCTCGGAGTCGAGGTCGAAACTAGGTGTCGGGCGCGAGGCGTTCCTAGCCATTACGGCGTATGAGAATGGTGGGGATATCGGGTTATGTGAAGGAGTAATCTGGGCGAGCTTCAGTTGGGGACCGGGTTTGGTTGGTGGGCTGGGGTTTGGTTTTGTGGGGAGGGATTGTTGTGACTGGCGGGCGCGGGCTTGgacgaacatcgggcagttgcgataactcgCCGGATGTGTGTTGGCTCCGCAGTTAATGCAGGATGGGTTCTCATCCTGTTTCTTAGGGCACTGGCGTGGACCGTGGggggtgttgcatttaacgcatcGGTATGGTAGGTTGCAGTTTGGCGCAGCATGCCCAATGCGCTGGCAGTTCCGGCATTGAGCTATTTCGTGAGTTGTACTGCCTCAAACTTGACGATGCAGTGGAACATCGCCCTGGCTTTCGTAAGGGTTGATTGTTGGAATTTGTCATCTCCTTCAAGGAGGTCTTGAGTTCTTGGACTTGTCTCCTTAGCACGGCGACTTCGTCTGCATCGTCATCGGTTGATTCGAGAGCCATAACTGGCTCGCTGTCTTCGGGGGCCAATTCCCGACTGCCTTCGGGGCTGGATGGGGCCTCGCCTTCGCTGTCCCCATAGGGGTGGATCCGTTTGGGCTCAGGATCCATCCCCTGGGGCGACAGTGACCTATCGTCAACTTGGCGCTTTGACATTGCGCCACACACAATTGATTTGTTTGGTATCACTTCTTTCACTAACGTTTTACTCGAATCACTTTTGTGCGTCAGTTTGTGCGTCATCGGAGGCATCGAGGGCATCAGTATCGTTAGAATCTGCTGGAATTTCGGGTTCTGATTCACCTGGTGCTGGTGATTCTTCGTCGGCGCCATTATCATCAGCAGGTTGCATTGTCAGCAGGTATATCAGGATCTAGTTGTCCATCTTCAGTAGATGGATCAGAGTCAGTTTGTGCATCATCGGAGACATCGGAGGCGTCAGAATCATCTGAGTTATTTAGATCTGCCGGAGATTCGGGTTCAGATTCGCCAGGTGTTGGTGATTTTCCGTTGGCGTTGTCGTCATCAACAGGTGCTTCCAGGCCGTCGTCAGTAGGGATATCAGGTTCCGGATGTGCATCGCCAGGAGAAGTATCAGAGTCGGATCGTGCATCATCAGAGGTGTCGGAACCCTTACAGGCATTAGAGACGTCAGAATCGTCAGAGTCGTTAGAATCTGCCGCAGATTCGGGTTCAGATTCGTCTGGTGCTTGTGATTCATCATCGGCGATGTTGTCATCAGCAGGTGTTTCAAGATCAACGTCAATAGGGACATCAGGTTCCGCTTCTCCATCGTCGGTAGATACCTCAGAGTCGGGTTCTACATCGGAGCCTTCAGAGGTATCAACTTCTTTTTTCCGAAGATTGCATCGTATAATTTTTGACGCATCTATCGTAATTTTTTCAAGATCGGTGCGACTTTGTTTTTTAAGATATCATCTCGAAGTTTTTGAAGCgcttcttgcaatttttctacgattagTTCTCTTTATTTTCGGCGGTATCATCCTGAACTCGATGATGCGCCCATTTGAAATTTTTCCGCAATGTCATCTTCGAGTTTTTGGCCTGCCTCTCGCAATTATGCTAGGATCGGTTTAACTTTATCTTTTGTGTTGTTTTTGACGGATCTCATGCAATTTTACCACGATGTCATCTTCAAGTTTTTGACGggcctcttgcaatttttccactttatttTCTGCAATATCATCGTGCAGTCTTTGACGCCAACATCGGTGCATTCCCAAATCGATTAGGGATGTCTACCTGAGGCTCAGGTTTGTCGTTGGCACCAGCAGGTGTTTCAGGTGCGTCATCAGCGAGGGCATCAGGCTCTGGTTGCTGTTCATTAGTAGATACATCAGAGTCGGGTTGTGCATCGTTAGCGGTGTCAGAGGCATCGGGGGTATCTGCAGCGTCAGAGTTGTCAGGATCCACTGTTTCATTGGCAACTGGTGAATTCACTACTTTTTCTGCGAAGATGTTATCGTGcgtctcttgcaatttttccacgatcagtgtaaTTCCAAATTGATTGTGGATGTCCAGCTTCGCGACGGTGGGAGTCGTAAGGAGCAAAACTCCAATAAGTACATAAATTGGCTTCATGATACTAAGAGAAGAAATGATTAATTAGCAACAAATTGTCAAAGGATGGATATGGACAATCAAGGGATGTGCGTCTttatcttaagataatgttAAGATAATGTTAAGAAGTTATTCAGGAATATTGGAATAATCTCTACTCCAAGCATTGTATCTATAGCTGCttttacatatttacaaataCCAACGCACTTACATATTTTAAAGAATGGAAAAATAATGGAATCTATTGATCTTGGGTGATCTTGACTATGACAAACTACATATTTACTGGAGCTGGAATTATAGATTACTGGAAAACGAGAGGGTAGTCAGATAGGGAACTGATTTGAAGAGGGTTCGTCTTTGCAGGTATCCTGGTTATTGAATTTTAAAGAGGTCCTGAGCCTACTTCGTACTGATACTGCACATGAGAAAAGTTAGCTGCTGGCAAGAAACTTTTGACGGTTTTGCCCGTAGGATTTCGTCATGAAAGGGATAAAACTGGCATTTAATTATGATTACCAATTTGTTTATTGTACAAAAAGATGATATGTCATCTGAATATTGAAGTGTCGGTAATGgctttcaataaaaattaacaCATTTCACAGATATTTCGAACATCAGCGAAGTTCCTGTGAAAATTGTTGATGTAGGAGATTGTTGGTACACAACATGGGGTTGCGGATGAAGCTCTCCTGGAAGTCTTGTTTTATATCGGACATATTTTGTACATTACATATATGAACATGTATATAACCACGTCTATAGCATAATTGTGGATCTGATTCAAGTAGCAAATTGACATGCAAACAACCCTTGCGAGAAGCTCTTCTATTTCATGGTTACATACTTGGTTGGGGTGCATGACACTCGCTTTATAAGATTCATGAAACTACTACAAGACGTTccatatttgcatttttttaaggAGATTAGAGTTCATTTTCATTCTACATTTAAAATTTAAGATTTACAGTGTAGGAATTGAGGCCGTAAAGCAGAAATTAACCAAAACCCGAGAAAGACTTGCTGAAAAGGGTTGTATCAAGATACCAGATAAGATAGTGCTGTCGACTTGCCAGCTATAGAAGTCCATCTACTCTTTAATACTTTATACTTTCGTACATAGATATACATATGCTGTATAGCATTCCTTGTACATTAGAGGTGGTGCTAACCTTGCTTCTCAAACCATTTGAACTATCTGCATGTAAGCTGCTGGTATGTACCGGGCTTAGTAGGGATTGCCACGCTactattttctttttatctaCGTTTTCGATCATTTCTTGAATTTTCCCTTTTAAAGCTTGTAAATGATTTGAGACAAAGTGGTCCACGTACCACTATTTCTTGGAAGTGTTTTTTAGACATGCTACTTTAATTAGTTACATATTTTCACAGTTCCTCTTCAAATCACATTTTAAAAGAGGGAGAAATTAACCGTAAGATAATGATTAGAAGACTTGAAGCCAAAAAACTCATTCCGAATCTAAATTATCATAGGCTTATCTACGACTGACGAGAGAGGGGAAAGGGAAGGATTCTCTTCGGATATGGGGGTTTTTCTTCGATTCAGAACACAGATTTGAAGGGATAATGGTGGGGCCGAATTTTTTCTCAGGGGCTCTGGCTTTTTAACAATTTCCgtattatcacaatctcggcaaatgccggattttacctaatactagcactaagtaccaagcatttaggctcggaagatcctacctacttaaaaacaaaaagggcactggtggtagtggccggtggtaggtcaatgggagaattcgtcgagtactccccggaACATTgagtacgtatgcagaatggtgtatttctgcatggttggAACCAGACTttacgaaagtcccaggacatcaagggaagcggtcagggatttaggtacaatacctgtagctgacaatattatgggaactacgaccacccgctcgagacgccaaatttctttgatttcgcgagccaatggctcacagttcatcttcttctccacgtatttccgttcaatgttgctattatgggggatagcaatatcaataatatacacggagcgacccgtcttgtcaactaacagtacgtcaggcttgttgtgtgcggtatggcgatcagtcagaacttgccggtcccaatacatgctttaagcagaactatcaagtactgcttgcggctcatatcggtaaaccggacatgttcccgtggtcagcccatgcttgtatgcaaggtttcgatgcataaccttacatacagcattatgcctggtgatgtaggcaggtaggtatcagtggccgctccgaggagcccaattagcgctttggtgcgccgttttgatgccacaaactcctaagaccgtgtctgttgttataggaacagagaagcggagtccagctggctcggatcttcagagccagcccgtagcattcacgaaggaaagcagctctccgaccctgtaactagaaatctcactgaggtccccaaagaatggtttacccagtgtccgcagcctgactcgagccagagctgggcaatcgcagagaaagtgcatgagggtttcccttccttctccgcagcttcggcaatgcaagttgtagggt of Hermetia illucens chromosome 4, iHerIll2.2.curated.20191125, whole genome shotgun sequence contains these proteins:
- the LOC119654135 gene encoding acidic repeat-containing protein-like, with protein sequence MKPIYVLIGVLLLTTPTVAKLDIHNQFGITLIVEKLQETHDNIFAEKVVNSPVANETVDPDNSDAADTPDASDTANDAQPDSDVSTNEQQPEPDALADDAPETPAGANDKPEPQVDIPNRFGNAPIRTDLEKITIDASKIIRCNLRKKEVDTSEGSDVEPDSEVSTDDGEAEPDVPIDVDLETPADDNIADDESQAPDESEPESAADSNDSDDSDVSNACKGSDTSDDARSDSDTSPGDAHPEPDIPTDDGLEAPVDDDNANGKSPTPGESEPESPADLNNSDDSDASDVSDDAQTDSDPSTEDGQLDPDIPADNATC